In a genomic window of Brassica rapa cultivar Chiifu-401-42 chromosome A10, CAAS_Brap_v3.01, whole genome shotgun sequence:
- the LOC103843875 gene encoding short-chain dehydrogenase TIC 32 A, chloroplastic produces MKGTLRYLAGIAGPNGFGSRSTAEQVTQHCFLPYSHLTAIITGGTSGIGAETTRVLAKRGVRVVMAVRDMKKAEIVKERIVRESPEADIVLLEIDLSSLSSVARFCSQFLSQDLPLNIIINNAGIFSPNLEFSEEKIELTFATNFLGHYLLTEMLIKKMIDTAKKSGIEGRVINLTSVIHSWVKPDCFSFPELLHPIKYNGTKAYAQSKLATILHAKALSRRLKDRNANVTINAVHPGIVKTGIIRAHKGLLTDSLFLIASKLLKSVSQGAATTCYVALSNETKRISGKYFADSNETNCSDLANDVSLALKLCTNSHTLIHDYLHLSLFNLSLL; encoded by the exons ATGAAGGGAACACTAAGATACTTAGCAGGAATTGCAGGGCCAAATGGGTTTGGCTCACGATCTACAGCTGAACAAGTTACACAACACTGCTTTCTCCCTTACTCCCATCTCACGGCCATTATCACTG GAGGAACATCTGGGATCGGTGCGGAAACCACCAGAGTGTTAGCAAAAAGAGGGGTGAGAGTAGTGATGGCAGTAAGAGATATGAAGAAAGCAGAAATTGTGAAGGAGAGAATAGTGAGAGAGAGCCCAGAAGCTGATATCGTATTATTGGAGATTGATCTCAGCTCTCTCTCTTCAGTGGCCAGATTCTGCTCTCAGTTTCTTTCACAGGATCTTCCCCTCAACATTATCAT aaacAATGCTGGGATTTTCTCTCCAAATCTTGAATTCTCAGAGGAAAAGATTGAACTGACATTTGCTACAAACTTTTTAG GACATTACTTATTAACAGAGATGCTGATAAAGAAAATGATAGATACGGCTAAGAAGAGTGGAATCGAAGGACGAGTCATTAACCTTACTTCCGTGATTCATAGTTGGGTCAAGCCTGATTGTTTCTCCTTCCCTGAATTACTACATCCCATTAA GTATAATGGTACAAAGGCATATGCTCAGTCAAAGCTGGCAACAATTTTACATGCCAAAGCGCTGAGCAGGCGATTAAAG GACAGAAATGCAAACGTAACGATAAATGCAGTCCATCCAGGGATTGTTAAAACAGGAATTATCAGAGCGCACAAGGGTCTTTTGACAG ATTCTCTGTTTTTGATAGCTTCGAAGCTCCTAAAGTCTGTAAGCCAG GGCGCAGCGACGACATGTTATGTGGCTTTGAGTAACGAAACCAAAAGGATTAGTGGAAAGTATTTTGCAGACTCGAATGAGACAAATTGCTCAGATTTGGCGAATGATGTATCTTTAGCTCTCAAGCTCTGCACCAACAGTCATACCCTAATCCATGATTATTTGCATCTATCTCTTTTTAATCTGAGTCTTCTGTAA